GGCAGATTCTGACCGCCGTTGACTATTGCCATCGACACCACATCGTTCACCGTGACCTAAAGACAGAGAACCTGCTGCTGGACGCCAACATGAATATTAAACTGGCTGGTAGGTCTGCCATATGCATTTTACTGTCACTGCATCTGCTTATTAGCATGCAGGAAGTTGTTATTTTAATGTGGAACTGACTTGTTAGAAATCGTAACCTGACAACATCTCTTTATATCTTGTTGCATGTAAAGTATTTTCACCCACTGGTGTTTTGAACCACTCAGATGAAGTCTCAGATACTCTGATATCAGATGATTCTCTCAGAGCGGAGCCAGACAACtagtcttttgtgtgtgtgtgtgagagagagagaatatgtAATCATCGACTCCATATGACCTGATTTATGAATTTAGCCTTTGAATGACATGTTGACAAATCGCGCAAGACACTGTGGTTGAAAGGAACGCAACACATTTGCATTCCAGTGCCCTTATCTGATCTGGCTGTAATTATAACAAAGAGTTCGGAATTACAAAATTGTTGTGTACGTGTGTCGCAGATTTTGGATTTGGAAACTTCTACAAAGCAGGAGAGCCTCTGTCCACATGGTGCGGCAGCCCGCCTTACGCAGCTCCTGAAGTGTTTGAAGGGAAAGAATATGAAGGACCTCAGCTGGATATATGGGTAagattatacaaaaaaaaaaacacgcacacacacacaattaatcaGAAATGCAACATTTATTCAACGGAGGTGATATGCTTCTCTTCACAGAGCCTTGGAGTCGTGCTTTATGTTCTCGTCTGCGGCTCGCTTCCATTTGACGGACCCAGCCTTCCTGCCCTCAGACAGAGAGTCACAGAGGGAAGGTTCAGAATCCCTTTCTTCATGTCCCAAGGTACGACGGAAACACTTCTATCAATCACCGGTCGCAATCCAAAGTGACGATAAAAACCCAAAAATTCATTCGTTGTTTACGCCTTCCAGACTGTGAAAACCTGATCCGTAAGATGCTGGTGGTGGACCCGGCCAGGAGGATCAGCATGGACCAGATCAAGCAGCACCGCTGGATGCTGGCAGACCCAAGCGCTGCCCAGCAGACCCTCAGCCATTCCCTCACGGAATACAACTCGAACCTGGGGGATTACAGCGAGCCTGTGCTGAGCATCATGAACACGCTGGGGATCGACCGCCAGAGGACGATCGAGGTGACTGAACCGTAAACCGTGAAACCGCTGTGCTAGTTAGATATGATCGTATCAAAGATAGTAAAGACTTAAGATAGTCACATCTAGCATCTAGACACAGTTTTTTATTCAGCAAGACCAAACATAGACCTAAAACTGGTGTCGATTCAAAGAAGTTGATAGcctagaagaaaaataaacactatAAATAGAAGAGGAGATGGACACAAGCGGTCAATAAGAGCCACGGCTAAACAACTAATCTATTATGTCCTGTTCCTCAGTCTCTGCAGAGCAGCAGCTACAATCATTTCTCTGCTATTTACTACCTGCTGCTGGAGCGAGTCAGAGAGCATCGGACCCAGCAGCTGAGCCGTCAGTGTGGGACCTGGAGCCAGAGACCCAGGAGCACCTCCGACTCCAGCCCAGAGGTGAGAGCTCCCTCTGGGCTCACAGACGCCCCTGATGTATCCAGATGCTTGTACCGGAAATGTAAAATTCTATATGgttttgtggtgttttttttaggCAATAATGGAGTCCACAGACAGTCTTAGAACCGCAGCGTTTTCAGTACCAACCAAAAGCGCTCCTCCAGTGTACTCAGAGAAGGAGTACGACCAAGGTGGATTGTTCCAGGTAAGCATATTTACTTGGTATTTACCTGCTGATTGACCAGAGGAACACACTTCAGCTCATGTTGCATCAGTTAGTCACACACTAACAGTCCAACTTCCTCTTTCAGCGTGTGTTGTTTCCTGTGGAGGCCAGCCTCAACCGGCTGCTTTGGAACCGTTCCATTTCGCCCAACAGCCTGCTGGAGACCAGCATCAGTGAAGAGGTGCGACCCAGAGACCTGGATGAGGAAGAGGCGGCGCAAACTCTCACTCCTCtgctgccccccaccaccacttcCCGCAGACACACCTTGGCGGAGGTTTCGGCCCGTTTCCACCGATGCAACCCACCGTGTAAGTAtgccacgcacacacacacgcacacacacacacacacacacacacacacacacacacacacacacaccggggaCCGAGTATCGTGTTGCTCCACACCGTCAGAGCTATGCGGTCTAATTTGCTCCCTGTCCTGTTTGCATAGGTATTGTGGTCAGTCCCTCGGATGGCGCCTCTTCTGACAGCTGCCTGAAGTCCTCATCCAGTCCAACCCCCAATGTGCAAGCTGCTATGGGGGAAATGTCAACGCTTGTGGCCTCGGGGGCTGAGGGTGGAAGTCTGCTGCCAGCTGGAGCTCCTTTGGCCTTATCGTCCCACCTCCTGCCCCAGGCTCAGGGGAGCCTGCCTGCCGCCAGCTTCCAAGAGGGCCGCCGAGCTTCTGACACCTCCCTCACTCAAGGTGCAGCAGCATGAAACCAAGTGACTTTTAGCCACTTTTCCCACGTCGAGTATGTCCACATATAAGATCCAAGAAGCGACGTGTAACACTTTCCTATCCCTCTCCACAGGCCTGAAAGCTTTCCGTCAGCAGCTGAGGAAAAATACACGCACTAAAGGGCTTCTGGGATTAAATAAGATCAAGGGTCTGACGAGGCAGGCCGTCCCTCCACCCTCTTGTAACCGCGGCAGCCGGGGGTCACTCGGTCCAGCGCTCTGTGAGCACCGCAACAtgctggaggaggtgctgcACCAGCAGAGGTGAGTCACACCGTTATATAAAACGTCACTGTTATGGTGATTATGATTTTTGAGCTTTTGAGGGGGGGCTCCTAATGTCACTAGTCGGACCTTCTCATTTTTTGACTGTGTTTTCCAGAATGCTACAGATCCAGCACCAACCGCAGCCTCAGGTCCAGGCCCCTCAGTCAGGATCTGCGCAGAACCCCCTGCTTTTTCTGGCCCAGCATCAGTCAACCTctactccacctc
This window of the Antennarius striatus isolate MH-2024 chromosome 12, ASM4005453v1, whole genome shotgun sequence genome carries:
- the sik1 gene encoding serine/threonine-protein kinase SIK1, translating into MVIMSETILGSQPRPAQGRPLQVGFYEIIRTLGKGNFAVVKLAKHKVTKTQVAIKIIDKTRLNPSNLEKIYREVQIMKLLNHPHIIKLYQVMETKDMLYIVTEYAKNGEMFDYLTSNGRMSEDEARKKFWQILTAVDYCHRHHIVHRDLKTENLLLDANMNIKLADFGFGNFYKAGEPLSTWCGSPPYAAPEVFEGKEYEGPQLDIWSLGVVLYVLVCGSLPFDGPSLPALRQRVTEGRFRIPFFMSQDCENLIRKMLVVDPARRISMDQIKQHRWMLADPSAAQQTLSHSLTEYNSNLGDYSEPVLSIMNTLGIDRQRTIESLQSSSYNHFSAIYYLLLERVREHRTQQLSRQCGTWSQRPRSTSDSSPEAIMESTDSLRTAAFSVPTKSAPPVYSEKEYDQGGLFQRVLFPVEASLNRLLWNRSISPNSLLETSISEEVRPRDLDEEEAAQTLTPLLPPTTTSRRHTLAEVSARFHRCNPPCIVVSPSDGASSDSCLKSSSSPTPNVQAAMGEMSTLVASGAEGGSLLPAGAPLALSSHLLPQAQGSLPAASFQEGRRASDTSLTQGLKAFRQQLRKNTRTKGLLGLNKIKGLTRQAVPPPSCNRGSRGSLGPALCEHRNMLEEVLHQQRMLQIQHQPQPQVQAPQSGSAQNPLLFLAQHQSTSTPPPPVFASSSLFDSPPVLPPQHASVALQHSPWQQNLESYSSCLGPVASAAYLLEARLHISQQTHPHPLTGLQQQQQHPHGTFAKPAVWRMGSASSTDPNMQELSLSAQQQLSSCVMVK